Within the Nocardioides humi genome, the region CCGGATCACCAACGCCCAAGACGACCCGGAGCTTCTCGCACGCGCTCACGCAGCACGCGAGGAGATCGAACGCGAAGCCGCCGCACGAGCAGCAGCCATCGCCGGGTTCATGGGAACCCAAGCCGTCGCGATCACCACCGCTACGAGCGAGACCACGCCGGCGGCGAACACCCAGGCCGCCAAGGTGGCCAAGGCGACGGGAACACCGCGTCCACGCCGCAGCACCAAGAACACCCGGACGAGCGAGTAGGAGCCCAGTAGTAGTGAACGGCGATCCCAGCGACGCCCTGACCGAGTACTTCGGTTCCACGACCGCCCACGCGACTGCGTCGGTCAAGGCACTGATCTACCTGCGGGTCTCCACCGCCAGACAGGCCACCAAGAACGGGGAAGCCGAGGGCTACTCCATCCCCGCCCAACGCGAGGCCTGCCTGCGCAAGGCCCGCGAGCTCGGGGCCGAGGCCATCGAAGAGTACGTCGACGCCGGGGCATCCGCCCGTTCCGCCGACCGGGCGAGCCTGCAACGCATGCTCGCCCGCGTCCGGGAGGGCGACATCTCCTACGTCATCGTCCACAAGCTCGACCGACTCGCCAGGTCCCGCATCGACGACGCCGAGATCGCGACCATCTTCGCCGTGGCCGGCACCACGCTGGTGTCGGCCAGCGAACAGATCGACGACTCACCGTCCGGGTCGCTGCTGCACGGCATCATGGCCACCATCGCCGAGCACTACTCCAAGAACCTCTCCCACGAGGCGAAGAAGGGGATGGCCGAGAAGGTCCGCCGCGGTGGCACCAACGGCGTCGCACCCCTCGGCTATCTCAATGTCACCCAACGGGTCAACGGCATTGAGGTCCGCACCGTCGAGATCGACCCCGAACGCGCCCCGCACGTGGTGTGGGCCTACGAGCAGTACGCCACCGGCGACTGGTCCATCTCCAGCCTGCGTGACGCGCTCGAAGAACGCGGGTTCAAGTCCCGCACCACCGCCAAGCTCGTGGGCAAGCCTCTCAACAGCAGCCAGGTGCATCGGCTCCTGACCAAGTCCTACTACAAGGGCATGCTGCTGTTCAAAGGCGTGCTCTACGAAGGCGCCCACCAACCACTGATCGACGAAGCCACCTGGCAGCAGGTCCAGGACATCCTTGCCAACCGGCGCATCGCCGGCGACCGGTCCTGGCGCCACCAGCACTACCTCAAAGGCAGCCTGCAATGCGCCCGCTGTGGCGGACGCATGGGCTACGGCACCGCCAAAGGCCGGGCGGGGACTACGACTACTTCTTCTGCCTCGGCCGGCACACGGGACGCACCGACTGCGACCTGCCGTACCTAGCAGTGGCCGAGGTCGAGGACGCCATCACCCGCGCCTGGAGAGCCGTCCGGTTCACCGAGAACCAGATCACCGAGTTCAGCACCCGCGCACGAGACGACCTACACCGCAGTGCCGAATCCGGAGCACGACTCCTGGCCGATCAACGACGACGCCTGGCCGAACTCGAACGCCACCGCCAGAAGCTGCTCGATGCCTACATGGCCGACGCGCTGCCCGTCGAGGTCCTCAAGGAGCGCCAGGCCCAGATCGCGGCCGAGATCACCGACGCCAAACGCCTCATCGACACCACCCAGACCACCACCGACGAAGTCAACAACCGGCTCGAACAAGTCATCGACCTACTCCGCCACGCCGAACGGCTCTACGCCAGCGTGGGCGACCAGGCCCGCCAACTCCTCAACACCGCCGTGTTCGGGCCATTCGAGGTCGACAGCCGCCCCGACGACGCCGCCACGGGCCCGGTCACGGCCCACGGGCCCCTGAACCCCCTCATCGGGGCCGTCCTCGCCACCCAAGCCCCCGACGGCGCCCACGCGGCCCTAAGCGGCGCCGAGACCGCCGGGACCGGAAGCGAAAGAACCCCCGGCGAGCTTTCGCTCACCGAGGGTTCCAACCTGATTCATTTGGCGGAGGCGGAGGGATTTGAACCCTCGATGGGGTTGTAGCCCCAAACCCGCTTAGCAGGCGGGCGCCATAGACCAGACTAGGCGACGCCTCCTCCACCGCACCGGTCGCGGACCGGCCAGCGAGGCAAGGCTACAAGGACCGCCGGGATGCGTCCCAATCGGCCCGCGGGTCAGCGGGCGGCACGCTCCAGGTGATCCCGTACGTCGCGCGCGAGGTCGTCCTTGTCGCCGGCGACCAGCTGCACCGGGATGGTCGTGCTGCGCCCGTCGCGCAGCCGCAGCACCAGGCAGTCGATCCCGGACGGCGCGGCGGCGACGGCGTCCTCCACCTCGCTCCAGCGGGCCTCGGTCGCCCCGGCCGCGCGGATCGCCCGCACCCGGTAGCCGGCGTCGGTGAGCCGGACGACGACCAGCCGGGACCGCAGCCACCAGGCCAGCGCGATCAGGCCCAGGAGGCCGGCGCCGAGGACCAGGACCAGCAGGTCGGCGTTGAGGTCGGCCGCGACCACGACCGCGGTGACGACGAGCAGGAGCACGGCGAGCAGGACCAGGTAGGCGCCGACGAACCGCGCCGTCACCGGCGGCGCGAGACGGTAGTCGGTGACCCGGTTCGGCTGGGCGCTGCTCATGGGCCGCATTGTTCAACGCCGGGTGAGGACGGGGCAAAGCGGCGGGGTGCGCCCCCACTAGACTCGGGCGGGTGCCCGGCCGGCGGATGCGTCGTACCGGGCCTGGGAGAGGTGCCGGAGTGGCCGATCGGAGCCGCCTTGAAAGCGGCCGTAGGGAGACCTACCGCGGGTTCGAATCCCGCCCTCTCCGCCAGCCGCGACGGGACCGCCTCACAACAGCGGCGCGAACCGCCCGGGCTCCGGTCGCACGGCGGCCGCCTGCTCGGCGACCCGGCTGCGCCGGCCCCGGTTGCCGGTCAGCGCGAGGTCGAGGCGGATGAGGAGCCAGCCGAGGACCAGGCCCACGACCAGCCCGTAGACCACCGACAGGGTGGCCTCCTCGACCGAGACGGCCGGGTTGGCGAGGGCGGTCGCGGTGGGCGAGGTGGCGGCGACGCCGAAGGCGCACACCCACCACCCCTGGCGGCGGCGGGCCCGCATGTGGCAGCCGTAGGCGAGGGCGGGTACGCCGAGCACGGTGGCGATCGGGCGCGGGAACGCGCCGAGGTTCTCCCGGCTCCACGACACCCAGTCCAGCAGCTGGTCGACCAGCCCGGTGGAGCCGTAGCGGCGCAGCAGCTCGGCGTAGAGCAGGGTCATGGCGAGCACGACGGCGCCGATCCCCACGATGACCAGGCCCCGGCGGCCCAGGCCGTGGAAGCCGGCGCCGAGGCGGTGGACGAGGACGCTCGCGCCGACGAAGGCGAGCCCGAGCCCGACGTACTCGAAGCGCTCCTTCTGGATCGCCGGCTCGAAGCCGACGGTCGCCATCGCGCCGACGCCGGCGACGAGCAGGCCGACGACGCACTCCCTGGCGGCGGTGGCGATGCCGGCCGCCGGGACGGTGATCATCACGCCGAGGACGGCGGCGACGGCCGAGGTGCCGACCGCGGCCCCGGTCAGCAGCAGGTCGTTGTCACTCGCGACGGCGACCAGGCCGCAGCCCAGGGCGAGCGGGGCGAACACGAGCGACCGGCCGCCGGTGCGCGCGGCGAGGCCCCAGGTGAACGTCGTGGCGACGGTGACCGCGCCGGCGGTGCCGAGCCACTCGGGGCCGACCGGCACCATCGCGCAGACCAGCGCGGCGGTGGCGAGGACGACCAGCGTGAACCACGTCACCAGCGGCGCCCGCGAGGCCCCGAACTCACCGATGCGCTGCTCGAGCGGGACACGGGAGGGGGCACGGGACACGGAGGAGCAGCCTACTCGTCGCCCGGCAGCGCGGCGGGAGGCGACCTCCGGGAACTTGTTGGCTTTCGCGTCGCCGGAGACGCGCTCGGGCAATCAGCACAGACGACGGTTTTCCAAAGAGGGGTTGACCCGACGGGCCTCCTCGAGCACCGACCGCTCCGCGACGGCCCGGACCACCTCGGGCTCGTCGGGGCTCCCCGGGCCGGCCTCGGCGAGCACCTCGCCGAAGGGGTCGACCACCAGCGAGTGCCCGCAGTAGCGCCGGGCGGGCTGGCCGGCGGCGGCGACGTACACGGTGTTCTCGATCGCGCGCGCGGTCAGCAGGGTGCGCCAGTGGTGCACCTTGCGCGAGCCGGCCACCCACGCAGCAGGTACGACGAGCACCTCGGCGCCGCGGTCGACCAGCGCCCGGGCGAGCTCGGGGAAGCGGAGGTCGTAGCAGGTCATCAGCCCGACCCGCCAGCCGTGCAGGTCGACGACGACCGGCTCGAGCGGGCCGGCGGTGAGGCGGTCGGACTCGCGGTAGCCGAAGGAGTCGTACAGGTGCACCTTCCGGTACGACGCCGTCGCCTCCCCCCGCACCAGGAGCGTGTTGTAGGGCCGCTCGGCGTCCGGCCCGCGCTCGAACATGCCGGCCACGACCGTGGTGCCCTGCGCGGCCGCGGCATCGGCGAGGGTGGCGCCGAACGGGCCGTCGAGCGGCTCGGCGTACGCGCTGATGTCGGAGCCGGCCTCCCCGAAGTCGCGGGCGAAGGCCTCGGGGAACACCACGAGGTCGGCGTCGCCGGCGTGCTCCGCGGCCAGCCGGGCGAGCGCGTCGCGATTGGCCGCGGGGTCGAGCGCCGACGCGGCCTGCACCAGGGCGAGGCGGAGCGTGGGGGTCGTCACGGTGCCAGCGTAGGCCCCGGTTTGGGAGACTTCTGGGGTGGTCATCGAGCTCGGACTGTCCGGATTCGCCGCCGTCGTGCTGGCCGGCGGCCGGGGCAGCCGGCTGGGCGGCTTCGACAAGGCCTCGATCGAGGTCGACGGCCGGACCCTGCTCGAGCACGCGCTCGACGCGGTCGTCGACGCCGGGGAGGTGGTGGTCGTCGGGCACCAGGTGCCGACCGAGCGGCCGGTGACCTTCGTCGTCGAGGAGCCCCGGTACGGCGGCCCCGCGGCGGGCCTGCTGACCGGGCGCGACGTGCTGCTGCGGACGTTCCCGACCATCGCGGTGCTCGCGGTGGACATGCCGCGGCTCACGCCCGGCACCTTCCGGCGGCTGCACGAGGCGGCGGTCGGGCACGAGGGCGCGGTGCTGGCGGACGGCGCCGGTCGCCGGCAGCTGGCGTTCGTGGTGGAGACGGCGCGGTTGGACGCCGTACGTCCGGACCACGAGGGGCAGCACGGCCTGTCGGTCCGCGCGCTGCTGGAGCCGCTCGACCTCGTCGAGGTCGCGCCGGCCGGCGGCGAGGCCCGCGACATCGACACCTGGAGCGACCTGCGCGACGTCGCCTCCGAGGGACCGTCTCTGGAGTGATCCCGGACTACCGCCAGGCCTTGTCAGAGACCGGCGGTCGTATCACTCTGGTCGGGTGAACCTCCACGACTGGATCGACGAGTTGTGCGACGCCCTGGACATCGAGGCCGAGGCTGACGAGGGCCTGCTGGGCGACCTCGCCGGGATCACGCACGAGAACGTCCACCCGGCCGCGGGTCCCGTGACCGCCTTCCTGCTGGGCTTCGCCGCCGGCGAGCAGGGCGCCGACCCCGACGCCGTCGAGCTGCTCGCCGCGAAGGCGCAGACGCTCGCGGAGTCCTGGGACCGGCCCGCGGGCGCAGTGGACGTCGAGGTCGAGGACGTCGAGGTCGACGAGCTCGCCGCCGCGGAGTACGACGACGAGGACTCCCTGGTCTGATCCCCGCGCCCCATGCGTATTCGTCGCGGAACGCCCTAATTCGGGACGAGAACGCATGGGGCGCGCGGACCGGCCAGACTAGGGGCATGCGCGCCGTCACCCAGACCGCCCCCGGCGGGCCCGAGACCCTCGTCGTCACCGAGCTGCCCGACCCAGCCCCCGGGCCGGGCGAGATCCTCCTGGACGTCGCCGCCACGGCCGTGAACCGGGCCGACCTGCTGCAGCGCCAGGGCTACTACCCGCCGCCGCCCGGCGCGTCGGACGTGATCGGCCTGGAGTGCAGCGGCACGGTCGCGGCGCTCGGCGAGGGCGTCGACGGCTGGGCGGTGGGCGACGAGGTGTGCGCGCTGCTGGCCGGTGGCGGCTACGCGAGCCGGGTCGTCGTACCGGCGGGGCAGGTGATGCCGGTCCCCGACGGCGTCGACCTGGTCACCGCCGCGGCGCTGCCCGAGGTGGCGTGCACGGTGTGGTCGAACGTGTTCATGGTCGCCGGGCTGCGTCCCGGCGACGCCTTCCTGGTGCACGGCGGGGGCGGCGGCATCGGCACCTTCGCGATCCAGCTCGCCGCCGCGTCCGGCGCGCGGGTCTTCACGACCGCGGGTAGCGAGGAGAAGCTCGCCCGCTGCCGCGAGCTCGGCGCCGAGGTCGCCATCAACTACCGCGACGAGGACTTCGTCGAGGTCGTGCGTACGGCGACCGGCGGCGCGGGCGCGGACGTCGTCCTCGACAACATGGGGGCCAAGTACCTCAGTCGCAACGTCGACGTGCTCGCCGACGAGGGCAAGCTCGTCATCATCGGCATGCAGGGCGGGGCGAAGGCGGAGCTGAACATCGGCCAGCTGCTGTCCAAGCGCGGCGCGGTGATCGCCACCGCCCTCCGCTCCCGGCCGGTCGAGGGCAAGGCCCGGATCTGCGCGTCGGTCGTCGAGAACGTGTGGCCGCTCGTGGCCGACGGCACGATCCGGCCGGTCGTGTCCGCCGTCCTGTCCCTGGACGACGTCGCCGACGCCCACCGGATGATCGAGTCGGGCGAGGCGGTCGGCAAGGTGCTGCTGACCCCCGAACGGTAGGTTGGGGCGCATGACCGAGAACGCCTCCGGGAGCGAAGAGCAGATCGTCGTGGTCGGGCCCGACGGGCAGCCGATCGGCACCGTGCCGGCCTCGGCCGTCGAGCAGGCCGGGTCCGCCGACCACGGCGACGACGACGGGGAGCGGGCGCTGACCGACCTGGTCGAGCAGCCGGCCAAGGTCATGCGCATCGGCAGCATGATCCGCCAGCTCCTCGAGGAGGTGAAGGCGGCGCCCCTCGACGAGGCCAGCCGCAGCCGCCTCGCGGCCATCCACCGCTCCTCGATCGCCGAGCTCGAGCAGGGCCTGGCCCCCGAGCTCGTGGAGGAGCTGGAGCGGCTGTCGCTGCCGTTCACGGAGGACTCCACCCCCTCGGAGTCGGAGCTGCGGATCGCGCAGGCCCAGCTGGTCGGCTGGCTGGAGGGGCTGTTCCACGGCATCCAGACCGCGATCTACGCCCAGCAGATGGCCGCCCGCGCCCAGTTCGAGCAGATCCGCCGCGCGCTGCCGCCCGGCATGAGCCTCGGCGGGCCCGGCACCCCGGGCGGGCCCGGCGCCCCCGGCGCCCCGCAGGCCACGGCCGAGCAGGAGGGCGGCGAGCAGTCGTCCTCCGGCGGCATGTACCTGTAACGCCGGCCGGAGCTCAGCGACGTCGGCCGAGCCGCGAGACCAGCAGCAGGCCGAGGAGGCCGATCAGGCTGATCGCGGCGCCCGACGCGAGCACCCGTCCGATCTGCGGCGGGTCGCCCAGCGGGTCGGCGGGCTCGTGGAAGCGCACCGGCTCAGGGGTCGGGGTCGGCGCGGGCGGCGGCTCGACGGAGGCGAGGAACTGCTCCAGCGAGTCCGCGATCTTCGGCGTGAGGCCCTTCGGCAGCAGCACCGTCCCGCCGCAGGCGTCGGCGACGATGCCGTCGACGGTGTCCTCGGTGAAGAAGACGTACGACGACCCCTGCTGCACGCCCGGCTGGGCGCCGACCGGCCAGTCGATGGTCACCGCGGCCTGCTGGCCCTTGGCGATGTCGCCCAGGTAGGACCGCTCCACCGTCACGCCGTACCCGACCCGGCCGGAGCCGCTCACCGGCGCGGCCGCGTCGACCCGGGCCACGAACACGTCGTCGGACGCCGCGGCCCGCTGGTCGACCGCCACCTCGTCGGTGAGGTCGAGGCCGGCGCAGTCGGCGGGCAGGCCGCTCGCCGTGCCGGCGGCGGCACCGGGGAGGGCGAGCAGCGCGGACGCCGCCAGCAGGGCGGCGGGAAGCAGGCGTCTCACCCGTCCATCCCACCAGATCCGGCGACGGGGAACCAGCGGCCGATCTCGACCGCGGCGCCGTCGACGTCGACGGAGTCGGTGACCGCGTCGGCGACCGCCTTCACCTCGTCGACGGCCTGGCCCATGGCCACGCCCCGGCCGGCCCACTGCAGCATCTCGATGTCGTTGCGGCCGTCGCCGATGGCGAGCACGTCGGCGCGGTCGACGCCGAGCTGCTGGGCGACGTACTCCAGGCCGGACGCCTTGGAGACGCCGACGGGCGCGAGGTCGAGCCAGGCGGTCCAGCCGACGACGTAGTCGGTGCCGTGGAGGCCGAGGTTGGCGGCGAGCTGCACGAAGTCCTCCGCGGTGGCCTTCGGGTCGCGGATGATCACGCGGCTGACCGGCTCGGCGACCATGTCCTCGACCGCGGCCACGATCGTCGTACCGCCGAGCTCGCCGTCGGGGAACGGGCCGGACACGCGGTAGCCGATCCCCCGCTCCTCGACCGCGACCAGCGCGTCCGGGTGCTGCTCGAGGACGGCCGCGACGGCCGGGCGAGCGTCGAAGGTGACCTCGTGGACGACCTCGGCGGGCGGGTACCGCAGCACGACCGCGCCGTTGGCGGCGACGATCCACAGCTGCTCGCCGTGGCCGTGGAGGTCGAGCATGTCGGCGACCACGGTCATGTTGTGGGGCGCGCGGCCGGAGGCGAGGACGACGTGCGCACCGGAGTCGAGGACCCGCTGGACGGCGTCGTGGACGGCCGGGGTGACCTCCTCGTGGCTCATGCCGAGGCCGGCGACCCACTTGAGCAGGGTGCCGTCGATGTCGAGCGCGACGAGGCGGGGCTGCCAGTCGCTCGCCGGAGCGATCATCGGAGCGCTCATCGGGTGACGGGCTCCAGGACCTCGAGCCCGCCCAGGAAGGGCCGCAGCGCCTTCGGGACCCGGACCGAGCCGTCGGCCTGCTGATGGGTCTCGAGGACGGCGACGATCGCGCGGGTGATCGCGGTGAGGGTGCCGTTGAGCGTGGCGACCGGGCCGGTCCGGTCGCCGTACCGGCCGCGGGTGTCGAGGCGGCGGGTCTGGAAGTCGGTGCAGTTGGAGGTCGAGGTGAGCTCGCGGTACTTGCCCTGGGTCGGGATCCACGCCTCGCAGTCGAACTTGCGGATCGCGCTCGACCCGAGGTCGCCGGCGGCGATGTCGACGATGCGGTAGGCGAGCTCGAGCTTGTCGAGGAACTCCCTCTCCCACGCGAGCAGCCGCTGGTGCTCGGCGGCGGCGTCCTCAAGGGTGGCGTAGACGAACATCTCGACCTTGTCGAACCAGTGGACCCGGATGATCCCCTTGGTGTCCTTGCCGTGCGAGCCGGCCTCCTTGCGGAAGCAGGGGCTGAAGCTGGCGTACCTCCTCGGGAGCGTCGTACCGTCGAGGATCTCCTTGGAGTGGTACGCCGCCATCGGCACCTCGGACGTGCCGACGAGGTACATCTCCTCGCCCTCGATCCGGTAGATGTCCTCGCCGCCGCCCTGGTCGAGGTAGCCAGTGCCCTCCATCGCCTCCCTTCTGACGAGGGAGGGGCGATCACCTGGGTGAAGCCGGCGTCGCGGGCCTGCTCCATGGCGAGGTTGACCAGCGCCAGCTCGAGCTGGGCGCCGACGCCGGTGAGGAAGTAGAACCGGCTGCCGCTGACCTTGGCGCCTCTCTCCAGGTCGATGGCGCCGAGGATGCGGCCGAGCTCGATGTGGTCGCGCGGCTCGAAGCCCTCTTTCGCGAAGTCTCTGGGGTGCCCACGGTCTCCAGGACCACGAAGTCGTCCTCGCCGCCGGTCGGGGTCTCGTCGGCGACGACATTGGGGATCGCCTTGAGGGCGTCGGTCCAGGCCTCGTCGGCGCTTGTCTGTGCTGCTTCGAGATCCTTGACCTCGGCGGCGAGCTGCTTGACCTGCGCGAGCAGCGCCTGCTTCTCCTCGCCCTGCGCCTGGGCGACCTGCTTGCCGAAGCTCTTCTGGGCGGCGCGCTTCTCCTCGAAGGCGGCGATCGCCGTACGACGGGCCGCGTCGGCCTCCAGCGCACGGTCGACCACGTCCGGGGACGCGCCCCGCTTCGCCTGCGAGGCACGGACGCGGTCGGGCTCGTCGCGGAGGATGCGCGGGTCGATCATGCCGCTCAGGCTATCCGCCGGGTCCGCGTCGCCGCGCCCCGGTTTGGGTCTGGCGGTGCTGCAGGAATCGCCGCTTCAGTGGCGAAACTGTCACTTCTTGCCCGTTGCAACGGGCAAGAAGTGCAGGAAGCACCTCTTAAGCGGTGATTCCTGCATCCTCAGAACAGCGCGATCGGGTCCGGAGCGGGGAAGAGCGCGTCCAGCTCGGCGAGGTCGTCGGGGGTGGGGACCCAGGCGTCGGCGGCGGCGTTGGCGGCGACCTGCTCGGGCGAGGTGGCGCCGGCGATGACGGAGGCGACGGGCGACTGGGCGAGCAGCCAGCCGATGGCCACGGTGACCTCGGAGACCCCGCGCGCGGCGGCGAACGCCGAGTAGGCCTTGAGCGTCGGCGAGACGGCATCCTCCAGCAGGTGCTGGCGGGTGCGCGAGAGCCGCGACCCGGAGGGGGCGGAGCCGGAGGAGTACTTGCCGGTGAGCAGGCCGTTGGCGAGCGGGAAGTACGGCAGCACGCCGATCTCGAACGCGCGGCAGGCCGGGAGGACCTCGAGCTCGGCGCGGCGGTCGGTGAGGTTGTAGTGGTTCTGCGCGGAGACGAACCTCTCGACGCCGAGCTCGCGGGCGACGTACTCGGCCTGCGCGATCTGCCACCCGGCCCGGTTGGAGTGCCCGAGGTAGCGCACCTTCCCAGACCGGACGAGGTCGTCGAGGGCCGACAGGGTCTCCTCGATCGGGTGCGCGGGTCGGGGGTGTGGAACTGGTAGAGGTCGATCCAGTCGGTGCCGAGCCGCCGCAGCGAGGCCTCGACGGCGGTGCGGAGGTAGCGCCGGGAGCCGCGGGCGCCGAAGTCCGGGCCGTTGTGGCCGCGCATGTCCATGCCGAACTTGGTCGCCACCACCACCTCGGAGCGGCGCGAGCCCAGCGCCGCCCCGAGCCGCTCCTCGGCGAGGCCGGGTGTGGCGCCGTAGGTGTCGGCGACGTCGAAGAAGGTGATCCCGGCGTCCAGCGCGGCGCCGACGACCCGGTCGCTGCCCTCCTGCGACTCGGTGGCGGCGCCCGGGCGGCCGAGGTTGTTGCAGCCGAGGCCCACGCGGGAGACGACGAGGCCGGAGCGGCCGAGGGTCGCCGAGGAAGGCGGGGAGGAGGGCTCAGAGGAGGGCTCAGAGGAGGGCTCAGAGGAGGGCTCGGATGAGGGGGAGGTCATGACCCCGACGGTAGCCGGGGCGCGTGGCGCGTCGGTGTCGGTGCCCGGCCGTAGGTTCGGGACCACCCGACGAACAGGAGCGATCCCATGTACGCACCCGCCCTCGACGACGAGATCACCAGCCTGACCCGCTACATCGACCAGCAGCTCGACGCGATCCGGGCCGCGGCGTACGGCCTGA harbors:
- a CDS encoding recombinase family protein codes for the protein MNGDPSDALTEYFGSTTAHATASVKALIYLRVSTARQATKNGEAEGYSIPAQREACLRKARELGAEAIEEYVDAGASARSADRASLQRMLARVREGDISYVIVHKLDRLARSRIDDAEIATIFAVAGTTLVSASEQIDDSPSGSLLHGIMATIAEHYSKNLSHEAKKGMAEKVRRGGTNGVAPLGYLNVTQRVNGIEVRTVEIDPERAPHVVWAYEQYATGDWSISSLRDALEERGFKSRTTAKLVGKPLNSSQVHRLLTKSYYKGMLLFKGVLYEGAHQPLIDEATWQQVQDILANRRIAGDRSWRHQHYLKGSLQCARCGGRMGYGTAKGRAGTTTTSSASAGTRDAPTATCRT
- the mobA gene encoding molybdenum cofactor guanylyltransferase, which gives rise to MVIELGLSGFAAVVLAGGRGSRLGGFDKASIEVDGRTLLEHALDAVVDAGEVVVVGHQVPTERPVTFVVEEPRYGGPAAGLLTGRDVLLRTFPTIAVLAVDMPRLTPGTFRRLHEAAVGHEGAVLADGAGRRQLAFVVETARLDAVRPDHEGQHGLSVRALLEPLDLVEVAPAGGEARDIDTWSDLRDVASEGPSLE
- a CDS encoding carbon-nitrogen hydrolase family protein, encoding MTTPTLRLALVQAASALDPAANRDALARLAAEHAGDADLVVFPEAFARDFGEAGSDISAYAEPLDGPFGATLADAAAAQGTTVVAGMFERGPDAERPYNTLLVRGEATASYRKVHLYDSFGYRESDRLTAGPLEPVVVDLHGWRVGLMTCYDLRFPELARALVDRGAEVLVVPAAWVAGSRKVHHWRTLLTARAIENTVYVAAAGQPARRYCGHSLVVDPFGEVLAEAGPGSPDEPEVVRAVAERSVLEEARRVNPSLENRRLC
- a CDS encoding bacterial proteasome activator family protein, which codes for MTENASGSEEQIVVVGPDGQPIGTVPASAVEQAGSADHGDDDGERALTDLVEQPAKVMRIGSMIRQLLEEVKAAPLDEASRSRLAAIHRSSIAELEQGLAPELVEELERLSLPFTEDSTPSESELRIAQAQLVGWLEGLFHGIQTAIYAQQMAARAQFEQIRRALPPGMSLGGPGTPGGPGAPGAPQATAEQEGGEQSSSGGMYL
- a CDS encoding HAD family hydrolase produces the protein MSAPMIAPASDWQPRLVALDIDGTLLKWVAGLGMSHEEVTPAVHDAVQRVLDSGAHVVLASGRAPHNMTVVADMLDLHGHGEQLWIVAANGAVVLRYPPAEVVHEVTFDARPAVAAVLEQHPDALVAVEERGIGYRVSGPFPDGELGGTTIVAAVEDMVAEPVSRVIIRDPKATAEDFVQLAANLGLHGTDYVVGWTAWLDLAPVGVSKASGLEYVAQQLGVDRADVLAIGDGRNDIEMLQWAGRGVAMGQAVDEVKAVADAVTDSVDVDGAAVEIGRWFPVAGSGGMDG
- a CDS encoding DUF6457 domain-containing protein translates to MNLHDWIDELCDALDIEAEADEGLLGDLAGITHENVHPAAGPVTAFLLGFAAGEQGADPDAVELLAAKAQTLAESWDRPAGAVDVEVEDVEVDELAAAEYDDEDSLV
- a CDS encoding NAD(P)H-quinone oxidoreductase translates to MRAVTQTAPGGPETLVVTELPDPAPGPGEILLDVAATAVNRADLLQRQGYYPPPPGASDVIGLECSGTVAALGEGVDGWAVGDEVCALLAGGGYASRVVVPAGQVMPVPDGVDLVTAAALPEVACTVWSNVFMVAGLRPGDAFLVHGGGGGIGTFAIQLAAASGARVFTTAGSEEKLARCRELGAEVAINYRDEDFVEVVRTATGGAGADVVLDNMGAKYLSRNVDVLADEGKLVIIGMQGGAKAELNIGQLLSKRGAVIATALRSRPVEGKARICASVVENVWPLVADGTIRPVVSAVLSLDDVADAHRMIESGEAVGKVLLTPER